GAAGTAATGCCAAACAAGATCTTGCTGGAGGAGCCTGCCGGGAGACACGGTATCCTTCCAAATCCGCACCATCCTTTTAGCCTGCCTCCAACACGTGGCGCGTACCTACCGACACCGTGCGAATATCAGTCAACCGTGTACTCCAGATGGGCCCCTACCAGTAACGGACCTAAACCCCATCAGCACGACTTTTGAAGACCCATCCGATCGAAGGTGTTTATTTCCAATTATTTACATAGTTTTGACAAATAAACCCCAAGTATTGCTTAATACACTCTTTTTTTTCCATCCCATTCAGTAAGCAGCTGAGCTGCGGTTGGTGTATATATTTAGAAAGATGGAGTACTTATATAAAGCCGGCATTTGAAAGTGACGGACATACGTATCACGTGCCGTGCACGTGATAAGAGTCGAGGATAAGCATCCTCATCGGCAGGAAACGCGcacggggagagagagagagagagagaaagccatGGAGTCCTTCGCCTTCCTCCGGATCTACCCACTCGCCCCTCTCCAAACCGCTCCCTCGTCCCACTCCTCGCCACCCCttttccctctcctcctccgccgccatcCCCCGCCCCTCCGCCGCCCTACTCCGCCGGCGACGGCGGCCCTCAAGAGCCCTCGCGGCTTCGGCCCCGCGCCCCAGAAGACCAAGAAGCGATTGAAGCGGAAGAGCTCACCACCCAACGAGGACGATgacgaggaagaagaagaatcggagaACGAGGGGCACGATTCCTGAGGTGGTCACCAACCGGATGATGCGGCGAATGGGTTTCTCGGTAGGGATTCCTCTCGCTTTcggcctcctcttcttccccttcttctatTACCTCAAGGTTGTCTCCAAGATCGACGTGCCCACCTGGATCCCATTCAtcgtttccttcttcttctttggctccGCCCTTCTTGGGGTCAGCTATGGGATCGTTTCGGCGAGCTGGGACCCTCTCCGGGAGGGCTCGCTTCTTGGATGGAACGAGGCTCGCCGGAATTGGCCCGTCTTCTGGCAGTCGCTCTGGGGCGGCGGAAAGAAGTAGATTGGATTCGATCACCAAAGATGAGTTCTTTGCTTCCttctttaatttcttttcaCCTCCTCTTGTTAGTTTTGTTAGTATTTTTGTATTAAAGCTTCCACTTTTCCTTTGTGTACTATGCTTGTGCATCGTTAGCTTAGCTTACTTCACGGTAGCATTAATGCAAAGATGTAATTTTTAGTGATCTAGtggcttttcttcttcttcttcttcttgtgtaGTATGAGACTGATaggaaactttttttttcctcccctaCAATTGTATAACTGATGCCAAATGAATTGGTttttaattcttagttttttcGGAACAAAATGTGACATTTGTTTGTGTTGCATAGCACTACCAAGACTGATTTGtattacttattgaatagacgCTGAACTGCTTTGAGGAATAATTCAGCATGGAGGAATAGGCAAGCAGGCCAATGTTTTTGGGAAGTGTTGGAGACTGAAAGAGTCTAAGGGAGAAGGTTTTAATTGGGATAGAGGAAATGTGTAGATAAATCAGTGGGCTAGAAACCATAGCAGTTCAATACCCAATAATTTGACTGCAATGCTCTGGGAGTAGTCCCTGCATCAAAGTTAATAAAATATGTAAGaaatgaaggaaagaaagaattgTATTTTGGTTAATAATTTTAACTGGAGAAACTCTTGTAACAAGACGTTGAATATGTCTTGAGTTTACAGGTTGTAGAAAATCGAATTTAAATCTACTTAGGATACTGGTTCGAGTCTAAATTGTCTCACTCTATTTTATATATTGGCCTAACCTATGAGTTTAAGTCGACTTACTCCTATTACTTCAAAGGAAGAGAGCAATTGAGTGTTTTAGAGATTGGATATATTGGGGACTTGAGTTTATAAGGTAATTTCGTACTATATaatctttcatttttttatagTAAATTTTTTATATTGTCTTTGTCCATGAATATAGGTCAATAGGCCGAACCACATAAACATTATGTACTCttgttcttttctctttttccttcttgttttGTTATTCTTGCTACCTATTGTAACACAATGTGATCCCAAGAACATCAAACAAGATTATACAATAATGACCAAGCATAAGTATGTAGTCTAATTCATCCACATCAAGTGAAGAGGGCTCTGCAGCTTCTATTGAACTTCATTGGCATAAACAGTAAATCAATCACTATTGCATA
Above is a genomic segment from Phoenix dactylifera cultivar Barhee BC4 unplaced genomic scaffold, palm_55x_up_171113_PBpolish2nd_filt_p 001225F, whole genome shotgun sequence containing:
- the LOC103716320 gene encoding LOW QUALITY PROTEIN: protein PAM68, chloroplastic (The sequence of the model RefSeq protein was modified relative to this genomic sequence to represent the inferred CDS: inserted 2 bases in 1 codon), with protein sequence MESFAFLRIYPLAPLQTAPSSHSSPPLFPLLLRRHPPPLRRPTPPATAALKSPRGFGPAPQKTKKRLKRKSSPPNEDDDEEEEEXRRTRGTIPEVVTNRMMRRMGFSVGIPLAFGLLFFPFFYYLKVVSKIDVPTWIPFIVSFFFFGSALLGVSYGIVSASWDPLREGSLLGWNEARRNWPVFWQSLWGGGKK